The window TTGTATCATcaatgtatcggccgataccgatatgtatcaatACCATCGATATGTCCATTAAAGGGTTCTATGGGTGGTTTAATATCTATCGCTACATATTGGCCGATAaggctcgatacataccgatacattgatgatacataccgatactaTCGATACATTCCATGAAAAAGTCATTTGCACTCACAGGctcgatacaactcctaatctaacgaaaaaatgaaggaaaactctcacccaagagtctaaaatcttggtttttcacacttttagactaaaaaatgaatcaaggagtgctacaacatcatcctttgcatcatccaatacacTTCATGGCTATatacgattacaacatgtaagaaacctgatcttttataacaatttcaatttaatgcacttgtttggttgacattattcaccattttagtgtttatgcatgacacttgttatatattgcttatttatattgttttttgttccaaaagtgtatttccatgtgtatcttgaccatttctatgcgtgtctgtattggtcgatacgtatttcggatacgatacaatacgatatgatacatctcttaaaatcacccgatcGATAGGATActcgataccaatactttaaaccttgaacAAGGTATCAAGTTTATAATGTGTAGCAATCGGTCCTCAAACAACTATCAAATGAACTAGTATTGCTGAAATATAGACTTGAAACTTTTATTGTAGAGAACAGAATGAAAGAAGGGGATAGAGATTGGGGGGGGGATATAATGAGCTTTTCACTCGAGACTTGGTAGTTTCTCAGAAGCCACCTCTAGCTTCTCGCTAGTGTTTTCTGCATCTCACAGAGAGTTCCTACTTCATAAGAGAAAGCAGCACATAGCTATTGTAGTTTGTCAAAATTGTTGCATAGTTCTACCcctatctcctttttttttttttggtaaatgaatatattaccaaaccccaaggGGGTGTAGGGAAAAGAGAATCAATATACAGgaggggaaagaaaagaaaaaggaaaaaggaaaaaggaaaggggggagaggaaggggggagggggaggggcaaccaaccagcctacgcagaggaggagTGCCGTAAAAGGTCTACGTTGAGGCCCCAAAAGTTCACAATGTCCCTGTTCTTGAGGTTGTCCTTGGAGTGCCTCTGACGGATACAGCTGAGCTTGGAGgagacatcaaaggagatggctttccaaatcacgtCGAAAGacctagagttggaagtccatctcttgAGGTTTCTCTCTAGCCAGATATGGTGAATCACAGCGTTGaaaacaagcttcccaatagtgtcacaaATGAAGTTCCCTGGAAAAGTTTGAGGATCCAAAGCCATTCACGATCAAAATTCAAGGCCCTTCTGCTTCGCGGCCAGATGGAAGACATGGCCTTGTTCCAGATGGGGGATGTGAAGGgacagtcaaagaagaggtgagggGTATCTTCTTGGCCAATCCAACAAAGGTTACAAGAGGGAGGGGCAGGGATGGtgcggtggatgaggaaggcttgggtaggcaGGCAAAGTCTGAGAGCTCTCCAAACAGTgaggctatggcgagggatgtgtCCAGTGAACCAAACTAAATTGTGCCAAGGGACAGAAGGGCTAGGATCACGAGAAAGGTTCCAAGCTGAAGAAGTGGTGAAGGGCCCATTGGAAGAGGGAAGCCAGATAGCCTTGTTCGCGGGAAGGGGATGGGGAGGCTGCAGGGGGGAGGGCGGTCCAAATCTGGGAGATGATGTCAGGGTTGAGATGAGGATGGGGGGTCCAAGAACCAGAGGAGATGAGGGAGGAGACAGGGGCATCTTTTGGGAGACCAGAGTAGAAGATGGCTCTGGGACTGAGAAGATTATAAAGGATCCTAAGGGGGTGCCAGGGGTCgagccagagggaggtggaggtgcCATCAGCAATGGTAGAGAAGATCCCAAGTAGAGCGAGGGGGCGAAGAGAGAGAATCTTGCGCCAGATCCAAGAGGAGTCCTTTGGGATGGGAGCGGTCCAGATGGAGTCGGATTTGAGGAGATGAGATTGGACCCAATAAACCCAGATTGAGTCCTGTTTGGAGGAAATTTTCCAGATGAGCTTAAGGATGCCCGTTGTATTAGAGTGAGAGATGCGACGGAGACCCAGGCCTCCCTCAGATTTGGGGAGGCAGATAGACTTCCAGCTGACAGGGTGAAGAAATCTGGTAGTATCTTTCCCTTTCCATAGGAAGGCACAGAGGATGTGCTCAATGGCCTTGATGGTAGCCTTAGGGATGCAGAAGATGCCAgtccagtagatgtaggaagcCTGGAGGACTGAGCGGATGCATTCCAGTCTACCAacataggagagaagcttgcctttccaaagctggagacGCTTGCGAATGTTATCAAGCATTGGAGTGCAATGGTGGCTCGAGAGCCTAGCAGGAATCAGGGGGAGACCAAGGTAGCTGACCGGGAGGGAGCCAATGGAGAAGCCAGTTAGGAGGAGAAGGTTCTCTTTAGCTGAGTCTGAGATGTCAgagagaaagattttggatttgaggagattgACACGGAGGCCagagagagattcaaagagatggagagagtccATAATGGCCGAGATAGAAGAGTGGGAGGCCTTGGAAaagatcatcagatcatcaGTGAAGGCTagatgagagagattgatgTGCTTGCACTTAGGGAGCAGGGAAATAAGGTGGAgatcagttttggtttggaggctcctggagaggacttccaaggcgagggagaaaagaaagggggagaggagATACAGGCATATATCCAACGAATGAAGACAGGCGGGAATCCCATGAGAGCAAGCACATCGCAAATGAAATCCCAACGGATGAGAGCAAGCACATCTCCTTATTAATAGCTTTAAGAACAGAATCTTGTAGAACCTCCTGTGTGGCCGAGGAGATTCCTTACAACCTTAGACTACTTCAAAATTAGAAGCATTTACATAATGGAGACTAATAAGGCTTACTAAAGTCCAGCCTTCTAAACCAAACAAagcaccaaaaatagaaactatcttAACAACTAGAAACAAGTAGTCAAACTGTAACTAACTATTAAGGGAccataaattagaaactaacatAAAAAAGTAGAAACTACTATTGTCTCCACGCAAGGACCATCTAATATATAGATGCTAATGGGCCCAAAGCTGGCCTAAAGTTGGACGCTAATGGGCCCAAAGCTGGCCTAAAGTTGGACCAAACTCAACTGCAAGGGACGGTATCAGTCTCCGCCGATACTGATCTGGATGTCCGTGTCGGTCAATTTTGCCCCTacttttcattaataaatttgtttttttttaatgattttaccctcgatccgataccgattcctgatCCAGGATCTGCCATGTATCGGTATCAGCAGATACAATCCAGCcgatctgataccgatacctcattCCATGAATGAACTAGGCTGACTGGGCTTGCGCTTGCTGCTGATCTTATTTTCCCTTGTGATGAGATCTGCATCAGACTATTACTCAGTATTCAAAACCCCCTATTTTTTTGTGTTGAGTGGTGTGAGGGGTAAAATGAGCCCCAGTGATGCTGGGGACCCTTAGAGAGGGCTTCATTTCATTATCATCCCTTGTGGGAATAGTCTCTCTGAGCAAACCGCGTATGCTACGCCAAATCGCCAATGCTCTCTATCtcagtctctctcctctcctcctaTTGACAAACTGTGTTCTGCCCTTCCTATTGGTTGGCTCCCCCACCCTGTTGGCTTAGAGAACCCTGtcccattctttatttatttatcttttatcCCTCCTTTGGTTGGGGATGGGTCCTTTGGGAATACCTTTCAATGCAGTAAAAGGAATAAACTTACTATTAATTCAACTGGTGGCAAGCCAACCTTACACCTAGTTCTTTTTAGTATGTTTGCTTTATGCAGTATTCTTGTCAAGGGCTCCCAGTTATGGTGGGAGAGAGGACAGGCATCCTTCACCAGTACCATTATGGTGAAATATGCAACTCTTCATTTTGAGTTTTGGGACCACCATGCCTTGTCCTGTTTGTGAAATTTCTCCAGTGGAGGGATGCTCGCCTCCACCCGTCCAATGTAGGAAAGTTATTACGTTGGTTGCGTTGATTAGGCTAACCTGGTCCATTAATATTAGTAGTTAACTGGGGATTTTCCCTCTCCTTCGTGGCACTGGCGTTATCTATTTCATCCCGGCATAATTATTGGTTTTCTATTAATGAAGGGACATGTGGTTAATGTTTAAGAAGCCTTACTAATCTTTATATGGATCTCAATGTAGGAGCAGCTTACAAAAgaacagagcagagcagaggCACTTTCTGCAGAAGTCTTGCAGCTTTCGGCTAAACTACAACATTCTTTACAAGCATACAACAGTCTCACACGCCTGtaatactctctctctttctctctctctcgtttgtTTGTCCTTTATTTCATTTGCTGTTATCTGTTAATCAGTTTGGAGGGTTTGTTGATATTCTCCCCATATGAATGCAGGTACAAACCAGTACTCAGGAACATTGAGAACAATCTCATGAAAATGAAGCAAGATGGCTCTCCCACAGCCCCGACTGTTGTTCATGGGTAGACCAATTTGTATTTCATGTGGTTCATGCATCTTCATCAAATGTATATTGATAGTAATGTACAATCTTTATAGGGTTTAGGGCTTTTATTTTTGGGCAATGGATCACTGGTGGTGTGGGATAGAATCCCCATGCCTAGCAAATGGGGGCACAGGAAGGGCCGCTGCATTGTTCATCAATAGGGGACTGCATGTCAAGGCGCGGAGAGTGTCGGTAAGAGAGAAGGAATTCCACACTACTGGTGTGGGGATTCACCACCCCCCCCGGGgccccttttccttttttttctcgtGAAAGTAGATGAACCAGTGAAAGTTTGTATCTGTAcccttttttttgtgatttctgCAGAATGTCCGAATGTGTTTTGATTGGTTATGCCATACGTGCTTATAGGTATTTTCCCTTTGTGAATGAGAGTCTATTTTAGATTCTTAGTGGTTCAGCCTCGCCTCTTACCTCTAGTGGTACTTCATAGGTTCTTTCTAGGGGTGTCGGACAGATTAAACAGATCGAAAACGATCGGCCCAAATTGAAATTTGAGTAACCCTACTCTTTTAGCTGAGCCGATTCATTGTTCCAATTTCTGATTTTTAGATCCTTGCTCATAAGTAAATATATGCAAGCAAATCTCTAAGTCCAGGCCGCGAAGGGAGGAAAGAAGTCAATTTCAGTAGGGTAAATGAAAAAATTTCAAGTTTGCCCTGACTTTcccttgtcatttttttttcgctttttttttgggaacagAAGGTATCTGGCCTTTGGCAAGCTAAATCCCCCAGGGCTCGTGCACGACCCTGCAATACACGAATTGAGAGGTACTGGCCCCCCATGTTTACCAGGGAGTTTCTTCTCAGACAGGTAGATGACCCCAAGGTGGGGGGAGGCAGAGTCGAACTCAGGACCTTCAGCTTCCTTAAGCCTTGCCCCTTGCTCCCATGTCATTGTTTAAAATTAGAATAAGCAACTCATGGTACCAAAACAAAAGTACCCGACGCCACAGTAACGGACAGAACGGAACTTTACAGATATTTTCTTGTTCTCTACCTAACAAAATATTCGTCAGAAGGTGAACCATTACCCAAAGTAAATGGAAACTTTCTGATATTTTCGGTGGTGAACCAATAcccaaaggaaaaaaatggaACTTTTCTGATATTTTCCTGGATGGGTTTCAACTCTCAACTAGTCTTGTCTTTACTTTTAATTGAGCCCCAGGGCCCAGGCAAAAGCTCTCCGCCTCCGGTCCCATTTAACTGCCCTTAAATTTCCAAATCTTCCCACTAGTGTCTAAACCTACATAATTAATTACGTAGGAAAATGCCTCATCTTCGTCGTTCCCACTATATGTATCTGCAAAACAGTGTTGATTGAATCTATCTGAGCTCAAAATTCATACCAACaaatcctcttttcttctctgcaaGCATGAGGTTCCCTTCTCCTCTCTATCCATTCctatcttttttgtttcctcGTCTCctacttcctttcttctttcacGGCTTCTGCAACCCAGAATTCTTTGTACAGAGGCTCCTCTGTCCGTTGAGGATGAATCCAACCTTATCACTTCACCAGACAACACATTCACCGCTGGGTTTTACGAGGTGAGCTCAAACTCAAATGCTTTCTTTTTCTCGATCTGGTTCACCAATTCGGTGAACAGAACCGTAGTGTGGATGACCAATCGAGACAGGCCTGTGACTGGCCACCACTTGAGACTTTCGCTCTGGGAAGATGGGAATCATGGTCCCTTAATTTCTACATGGACTTGGGAGGACTTGAATTTTGTTTATTGTCTCAACCATTTGTTCTATTGAGTACTCAACATTTTGTCACAATGAGATAGATGGATAGTTCAAAATCTTGATCATGTCTCTTGAAAATATCCGTTATTGATTCTAATAGAAAATGATAGAAATGGACCAATAAGTCTTGTgttttttgccacatggaaagaTAATTGGTTTGATGTATTAGAAACTGAAGTGGATTGGACACGTCAAATTTTAGATCAAGATTTAGTATATCCTCTGATATGTAGGCATACTCTGGACCTTTATTTGCTGCTGTgccatcgtgcggtgcagcagcggccatgtgtgtaCAGTGGGacccgctgtgcacacatggccgttgCTGCGCCGTACAATGGCACAGCAGCGCTGCTGTtcggataaaaattccatacTCTCCTGTATACACCTATCAGTCATTTGTAATCCATTgataaattttgtttttcttccaaTACATTGTTTTGTCACTTGGCAAACTCAAATTGTGTTAAAACTTGATAGTTGAACAACAACATCGGGGTCCACCTATACACAAAAATCCCGCCCCACCTGAGTTGCCACGTGGCAGTTATTGAAGGGTGAGCTATTCTACTTCTAGATAAGGATGTGCTATTCGATGAAATATCTgtcatatataaataaaggggaaaagaactctATTCGAGAATGTGACCTAcaccagtactcccatgagtctatctctctccttcccttgtAAAAAGACAGctctacccccttattttgaggaggagagataggCAGAAGGGagtcccagacagaaaactacttcacataaaaaaaaactgtataTGCTAATTGGGTTTGAATTCAACAAGATCCAATTGTTTTGTTTACatcttaatttttcttttgtattttcaaCCTTCAAAGTGGTGAAAGGCAAACCTTTGATCGCTGACCTATTAGAccagcatttttttttaaaagaaagggaGTGGAATGGACATTGGAACTGAGAATTACCAAATGTACATACCGTTGTGTCAGGAacatatccacaaaatttgaaccCTCAATCGATATactacttaatttttttttaaacaaaagaaaatgatatACACATATAGAGAAACTGCAGCTAAAAAAAAGTGCTGAAAATTCTGTAAtttatttcattcatgatacttaggattatttgtttttttttttaataataaaaaaaattctgaatgtTCCCTTTGCTTCGTTTGTAATTCACTTTCAACTGGTCTTACGTTCAAGTCTTGACTCTTGACCTAGTCTGCAGAATCTGCTTGCAGATTCCAAATTTTCCAAATTTGGAAGACATGGTTCAGTCAACAAATAGATGATATATATGTCTAATTATAATTTGATCAACAATGGTGGGACCACTTTTATTTAAGCATATGTGGAGATCCCATGCATCATATCTATCTACTACTATATTACTTAcgggtgcatcttgttgtcatcAAGATAGTGAGGTGAGATTGCaaacttcttttgattgcccgttgttttattttcaaaagttattcACGTCAAGAGTAAAAAACAGATTTGAACGATTTCAAAGTGACTTGTCATTGTGTCGTTTTTTAAAATAATCATTATTCATTTGTAATGACAAGATTTACTTTCGTTGTAaattaaaaggacaaaaaagtaagattataaTTTCTATAACTCAAATTTGATTTTGAGCTTAATCCGGGCTTTGAATGAAGACTTTCCTTAGGCTGCGTTTgacattatttttttaatgggaaagCTTTTTGAACATATTTCTTCTTTCTAAATTGTTTGGATGGTTATGTAGACTTTTGAATCTTGATGGAAAggtcttcctttcttttctctactGCTAAAGATGGCCGATCATTAAGCCTAAATGATCGAAGCCTGGTCCAGTTTTGAACACTTAACCAAAAAGTCTTCAATCAACAGAATTTTTGCATGTGTTCTGCAGAAAATAACATTAACttataaagaaaagagattaaACTGAAGAAAGATGAAATGAAAAGGAGATCCCACCTCTTTCCTTTTCTGATTTGGATATAATTGAACAAAAATAAACAGGGAGACCTGGTCCAAGTCCAACATGCAATGGGATTCAACACTCTCCAACATATACTATTTATTCTCATTTTCTATATATGCATATCTAGAAGTAAACTGCTTCATGAAAGATTAAGAGTTAAACAACAATTCACCCCTCATCTCTGCAAGCATGAGACACCTCCCTTGCTCTTCATTCTTATCTTTTCCTCCTCTGCTCCTTCTTGTGTctgttctcttttcttttgtgtcTTCAACACCCCAGAATTCTTTGTACAAAGGCTCCTATCTGTCAGTGGAAGATGATTCAAATATCTTCACTTCTCCAGACAAGTCCTTCACTTGTGGATTCTACCCAGTTGGCATAAACGCATTCTATTTCTCAATTTGGTTCACCAATACAGCTAACAGAACTGTTGTATGGATGGCTAATCGAGACAGGCCTGTTAATGGCCGTGGCTCGAGAATTTCGCTGCAGAGAGATGGAACAATGGTCCTAACCGATCTTGACGGCACAAGTGTTTGGTCCACCAACACCACCGGAACTAATGTGCAAAAGGCTGAGCTCTTGAATTCAGGAAACCTTATCCTAACAGACCCACAAGGCAAAATCCTGTGGCAAAGCTTTGATTCTCCAACTGATACACTTCTTCCTATGCAACCATTCACAAAGAGTAAGAAACTGGTTTCTGCAATGGGAGAAGAAGGTATGTATTCTTCAGgatattttagtcttttctttgATAATGACAATGTTTTGAGGTTAATATATGATGGACCTGAGATTTCTAGTATATATTGGCCCAATCCTCAATTGTCTGTTTTTGAGAATGGGAGAACAAACTATAACAGTAGCAGAATAGCCATTCTTGATGATATGGGTAGGTTTTTATCCAGTGATTTACTGGGATTTTCTGCTTCTGATATGGGGACTGGGATTAGGAGGAGACTTGTGATGGATTATGATGGTAATCTGAGACTCTATAGCTTGAACGAGACAACCATGTCTTGGATTTTATCTTGGGAAGCTGTCTCAGACCAGTGCAATGTGCACGGACTGTGTGGCAGAAATGGAATTTGTGTCTATACACCGAAACCCCAGTGTTCATGTCCCCCAGGTTATGAGATAACTGACTCACATGACTGGAACAAAGGTTGCAAGCCTAAGTTCAACCAGATCTGCAATCAAACTGAGAAAGTAAAATTTATGAAACTGCCACAAACAGATTACTATGGATTTGACCTTGCTTTCCAACAACCTGTATCATTTGAAACTTGCAAGAACCTCTGCTTGAATAGTTGTGATTGTCAGGCTTTTGTGTACCGGTTAACAGGGGAAGGGACATGTTATACAAAGAGTGCACTCTTCAATGGGTGCAAGTCTCCAGACTTCAATGGCCATACTTATTTGAAATTGCCCACAAGTTTGGAGACAGAAGAAGTATCCACCCCCAAAGTATCTGATCCCACTTGTGGATCCATTAAACCAGAAATTCCTTTGGATTATTCTGCAATGTATGACACAGGGAGTGGAAGGACAAAATGGGTGTATCTATACTCATTTGCCCTGGCCATTGGTGCAATTgaagttctttttgtttctttgggtTGGTGGTTTCTTTTTAGGAGACGTGTGCCAACATTGGTGGAGGATGGATACCAAGCAATATCCAGTCAGTTCAGGAAGTTCACTTACAAAGAGCTGGGAAAGGCAACCAATAACTTCAAAGATGAATTGGGAAGGGGAAGCTCAGGGATTGTTTATAAAGGAGTTTTGAGGGATGACAGAGTAGTAGCAGTGAAGAAATTGGGAGATGTAATCCAAGGGGAGGAAGAGTTTTGGGCAGAAGTGACTACATTTGGGAGAATCAACCATATGAACCTAGTGAGAATATGGGGGTTCTGTTCAGGAAGGGTCCACAAACTCTTGGTATACGAGTATGCAGAGAATGGGTCATTGGATAAGCACTTGTTCTCCAATCTCTCTACGAGTAACAGCCACAGCACTAGTACATCTACTTCACTAGAATGGAAGGAGAGGTTCAGAATCGCTATAGGGACAGCCAAGGGTCTGGCATACCTTCACCACGAGTGTCTTGAGTGGATTATTCACTGTGATGTGAAGCCTGAAAACATACTTTTGGACAGTGATTTTGAACCAAAGATTGCAGATTTTGGACTTGCAAAA is drawn from Telopea speciosissima isolate NSW1024214 ecotype Mountain lineage chromosome 1, Tspe_v1, whole genome shotgun sequence and contains these coding sequences:
- the LOC122652191 gene encoding putative receptor protein kinase ZmPK1; protein product: MRHLPCSSFLSFPPLLLLVSVLFSFVSSTPQNSLYKGSYLSVEDDSNIFTSPDKSFTCGFYPVGINAFYFSIWFTNTANRTVVWMANRDRPVNGRGSRISLQRDGTMVLTDLDGTSVWSTNTTGTNVQKAELLNSGNLILTDPQGKILWQSFDSPTDTLLPMQPFTKSKKLVSAMGEEGMYSSGYFSLFFDNDNVLRLIYDGPEISSIYWPNPQLSVFENGRTNYNSSRIAILDDMGRFLSSDLLGFSASDMGTGIRRRLVMDYDGNLRLYSLNETTMSWILSWEAVSDQCNVHGLCGRNGICVYTPKPQCSCPPGYEITDSHDWNKGCKPKFNQICNQTEKVKFMKLPQTDYYGFDLAFQQPVSFETCKNLCLNSCDCQAFVYRLTGEGTCYTKSALFNGCKSPDFNGHTYLKLPTSLETEEVSTPKVSDPTCGSIKPEIPLDYSAMYDTGSGRTKWVYLYSFALAIGAIEVLFVSLGWWFLFRRRVPTLVEDGYQAISSQFRKFTYKELGKATNNFKDELGRGSSGIVYKGVLRDDRVVAVKKLGDVIQGEEEFWAEVTTFGRINHMNLVRIWGFCSGRVHKLLVYEYAENGSLDKHLFSNLSTSNSHSTSTSTSLEWKERFRIAIGTAKGLAYLHHECLEWIIHCDVKPENILLDSDFEPKIADFGLAKLSQRGRSGSEFSRIRGTKGYMAPEWALNLPVTAKVDVYSYGVVLLEIVKGIRLSSWVLGDEDAEMTGLTRFIREVKRKIGNGEDLCVEDEVDPQLKGKFNRNQATMMVKIGISCIEEDRSKRPTMDAVVQALLECEDEPQVHTANIL